A region of Curvibacter sp. AEP1-3 DNA encodes the following proteins:
- a CDS encoding DNA circularization protein, with product MPAWLDQLLPAKFRDVSFHVDSIEHSAGYNVVVREYPFQDLPTVFRMGQAAEEIKFSAYVIGDDYLEQRDLLREALDAAGVGDLIHPTAGTMKVFVSGKYSIKENPTSEGGMARFDLSFIRGEVRRYPVGVTNTKARAKEKSLAAQIASMDAFFAAYDLSNKPGWAADRAVARVTDSVSAIWANMSTVTSGLGDFTNTAIGNYQAVRDGMSTLVRQPRQLAQGIASLFSLPTDLSSAGARDFAASFQGLFDMGSKVARRDFETSVMPPVGGGLVMYGTGSSTGLGLDTPARRQLAALNDASDQLVESMALAGWVQAIATSDMTSYDDALALRATVNAQATRLMLRSSTQAASDGLPASSWHDAMMAMLSACLADIRDRSRDLARLTTYTPDGWEPVWLVSYKLFGTVAYADEILDMNPHITHPLLVPPGKALRLMRHD from the coding sequence ATGCCCGCATGGCTTGACCAATTGCTGCCTGCCAAGTTCAGGGACGTCTCATTCCATGTGGACTCTATTGAACACAGCGCGGGTTACAACGTTGTGGTTCGGGAATACCCCTTCCAAGACCTGCCAACCGTCTTCCGCATGGGTCAAGCTGCGGAGGAGATCAAGTTCTCGGCCTATGTGATCGGCGACGATTACCTTGAGCAGCGTGACCTCTTGAGGGAGGCGCTGGACGCAGCGGGCGTTGGAGACTTGATTCACCCCACTGCTGGCACGATGAAAGTGTTCGTGTCTGGAAAGTACTCCATCAAAGAGAACCCCACCTCAGAGGGTGGGATGGCTCGCTTTGACCTGTCGTTCATCCGAGGTGAAGTGCGTCGATACCCGGTAGGGGTGACAAATACAAAAGCGCGAGCCAAAGAAAAGTCGCTCGCTGCACAGATTGCCTCAATGGACGCGTTTTTCGCGGCATACGACCTATCCAACAAACCCGGCTGGGCCGCGGATCGCGCTGTTGCGCGAGTAACTGACTCGGTGAGTGCCATTTGGGCCAATATGTCCACAGTCACCAGCGGGCTAGGTGACTTCACCAATACAGCCATCGGGAACTATCAGGCTGTGCGCGATGGCATGAGCACGCTGGTGCGCCAGCCGCGTCAACTTGCCCAAGGTATTGCGAGCCTGTTCTCTCTGCCTACAGACCTCAGCTCGGCAGGTGCACGGGACTTTGCAGCTAGCTTTCAAGGCCTTTTTGATATGGGTTCAAAGGTCGCGCGAAGGGACTTTGAAACCTCGGTAATGCCTCCGGTAGGTGGTGGGTTGGTGATGTATGGCACAGGCAGCTCAACCGGCTTGGGGCTCGACACTCCAGCTCGCAGACAGCTTGCGGCGTTGAATGACGCTAGCGACCAGTTGGTGGAGAGCATGGCGCTGGCGGGCTGGGTGCAAGCTATTGCAACGAGCGACATGACCAGCTATGACGATGCCTTGGCCTTGCGGGCGACGGTGAATGCACAGGCCACCAGGCTGATGCTGCGATCCAGCACTCAGGCGGCCAGTGATGGCTTGCCAGCATCTTCCTGGCATGACGCGATGATGGCGATGCTGAGTGCGTGTCTAGCAGATATCCGCGACCGCAGCCGTGATCTGGCACGCCTGACCACCTATACGCCGGACGGATGGGAGCCGGTCTGGCTGGTGAGCTACAAGCTGTTTGGCACCGTGGCTTATGCGGATGAGATTCTGGATATGAATCCGCACATTACCCACCCGCTTCTGGTGCCGCCAGGCAAGGCGCTGCGCTTGATGAGGCATGACTGA
- a CDS encoding phage baseplate assembly protein, with translation MVAQYTRDQAKITVIVNGKTYDGWLQSEVDRNLEALAGTFSIPVTLIPGNPPEIKRQDKVEVRIGDRTVITGFVLAAEPFYRRGECGMRIMGRDRTGDLVSCSAIYKGGQWRNVKVDRIIKDIITPFGLDLVVEAELGDVVKDFKLGHGETALDAVSRAARLRGILITRDDAGRVLLTKAGKKLFKGAIVRGQNVISMESVGSDEQRHSQYFVYGQSSTVADFDQARGLKATAKDAEIERYLPLVINADGNTTQAELQTLAEHTARVRRGHSMGFRYTVEGWTFQGEPWPLNQRVPIYDDVAGLDGTEWLICGVKQTCDLKEGDVTELLVRPVEAYDTAPLKSKVKRRNWGNKGNTTNHPRSKVDGAEGAY, from the coding sequence ATGGTCGCGCAATACACACGCGACCAGGCCAAGATCACGGTGATCGTGAACGGCAAGACCTATGACGGCTGGCTGCAGAGCGAGGTGGACAGAAATCTGGAGGCGTTGGCGGGGACGTTCTCCATTCCGGTGACCTTGATTCCCGGAAACCCTCCGGAAATCAAGCGTCAGGACAAGGTGGAAGTGCGTATTGGCGACCGTACGGTGATCACCGGGTTTGTCCTGGCAGCCGAGCCGTTTTATCGGCGTGGTGAGTGCGGTATGCGCATCATGGGCCGCGACAGGACTGGCGACCTGGTGAGCTGCTCCGCGATCTACAAAGGCGGCCAGTGGCGCAATGTGAAGGTGGACCGGATCATCAAGGACATCATCACGCCTTTTGGCCTGGACCTGGTGGTGGAGGCCGAGCTGGGCGACGTGGTGAAGGACTTCAAGCTAGGGCACGGAGAGACGGCGCTGGACGCGGTATCTCGGGCAGCCAGGTTGCGTGGCATTTTGATTACCCGCGACGACGCCGGGCGTGTGCTGCTCACCAAGGCTGGCAAGAAGTTGTTCAAAGGCGCCATCGTACGTGGGCAGAACGTGATTTCCATGGAATCGGTGGGCAGTGATGAGCAGCGGCACAGCCAGTACTTCGTTTATGGCCAATCAAGCACAGTGGCAGACTTTGACCAAGCTCGGGGTTTGAAGGCGACTGCCAAGGATGCAGAGATTGAGCGCTATCTACCCTTGGTGATCAACGCCGATGGCAACACTACGCAGGCTGAGCTGCAAACGCTGGCTGAACATACTGCGCGGGTGCGCCGTGGACACTCCATGGGGTTCCGCTACACGGTCGAGGGTTGGACGTTTCAGGGCGAGCCGTGGCCCCTAAATCAGCGTGTGCCCATCTACGACGACGTGGCTGGCTTGGACGGCACGGAGTGGCTGATTTGCGGTGTGAAGCAGACCTGTGACCTCAAGGAAGGCGATGTGACCGAGTTGCTGGTGCGGCCGGTGGAGGCCTATGACACTGCCCCGCTCAAAAGTAAGGTGAAGCGCCGCAATTGGGGCAACAAGGGCAATACGACCAACCACCCGCGCAGCAAGGTGGACGGCGCAGAGGGAGCGTACTGA
- a CDS encoding phage baseplate assembly protein domain-containing protein — MFANLMRWVRVRGLTEGKFQSGREEGLPNEGRDGAQRPQDYGFAANPVSGEGLKLEIGGHTVIIRLDRIAERPQLPAYEVAVWHKEGHMVRLRAGRIVQVDCDQFVVNASAGVSLNTPMVTASQGITSQTAAAATSLKVAGKEVLGHSHGSVQTGSGSTAAF; from the coding sequence ATGTTTGCAAACCTGATGCGCTGGGTGCGTGTGCGTGGACTTACCGAGGGCAAGTTTCAGAGTGGGCGGGAAGAAGGGTTGCCCAACGAGGGTCGAGACGGCGCCCAACGGCCGCAGGACTATGGCTTCGCTGCCAACCCGGTGAGCGGAGAGGGCTTGAAGCTGGAAATCGGTGGACATACCGTCATCATCCGGCTGGATCGGATTGCGGAGCGTCCCCAGCTGCCCGCCTACGAGGTGGCGGTGTGGCACAAGGAGGGCCACATGGTCCGTTTACGGGCTGGGCGAATCGTGCAGGTGGACTGCGATCAGTTCGTTGTGAATGCAAGCGCTGGCGTCTCGCTCAACACGCCGATGGTGACGGCCAGTCAGGGCATTACCTCGCAAACTGCCGCCGCCGCTACAAGCCTGAAGGTTGCTGGCAAGGAAGTGCTGGGCCACAGCCACGGCAGCGTTCAAACAGGCTCTGGAAGCACTGCCGCCTTCTGA
- a CDS encoding phage GP46 family protein produces the protein MFDVATRPQPNTVDAASVFGMPFDWRLVTPGPAVNYPWKDFVQPNGVPVVYADVLATYSLELEDTLQTAVILSLFTDRRAGIDDKLPQGETDRRGWVGDEFTTDDFDSRPDPWGSLLWTCYGGKSSQELLERARFAAAEALDWMVRDGIASRVSVIAQWVGERQDRLAVRPSIYKPGQVTPVYDVLWGTSVKRFIQ, from the coding sequence ATGTTTGATGTGGCCACACGACCCCAGCCCAATACCGTAGACGCCGCGAGCGTCTTTGGAATGCCGTTTGACTGGCGTTTGGTGACGCCTGGCCCTGCGGTGAACTACCCTTGGAAAGACTTCGTGCAGCCCAATGGGGTGCCGGTGGTCTACGCCGATGTTCTGGCGACCTACTCGTTGGAGCTGGAGGACACGCTGCAGACGGCAGTGATCCTTTCCCTGTTTACAGATCGGCGCGCTGGCATCGATGACAAACTACCCCAAGGTGAAACGGATCGCCGTGGCTGGGTGGGCGATGAGTTCACGACAGACGACTTTGATTCTCGCCCCGACCCTTGGGGCTCCCTGCTCTGGACTTGCTACGGAGGCAAGAGCAGCCAGGAGCTTCTGGAGCGTGCCCGCTTTGCTGCGGCAGAGGCTCTGGACTGGATGGTGCGTGATGGCATTGCAAGCCGGGTGAGTGTGATCGCGCAGTGGGTAGGCGAGCGCCAAGACCGCTTAGCTGTGCGCCCCTCCATCTACAAGCCTGGTCAAGTAACCCCGGTCTATGACGTGCTTTGGGGCACCAGCGTCAAAAGGTTCATCCAATGA
- a CDS encoding baseplate J/gp47 family protein — translation MSTTPLGTPIPSIDELRANSERLIQQSLAQAQQTGAPKNDMSPADLDLARSNSKALSVVLGMALHAAYRYLRDFIARQAIPIKSTGEFLAGWLATYGMAFKPAAAASGNVTGTGVAATLLQAGTLLQTTDGRQYSVAADVAVGAGGTVTATVTALVAGAAGNLSGGSALTLVSTVVGIDAGFTAAMPNGITGGADAETEAQAIYRLQQRLSNEPMGGSPADYARWALQVAGITRAWGVRNPSGATTAGVIIMADGNASPGLPTVGQQQLVIDYIRDPKRGPPDELFVIIPTPVTINVTVNVSPDTAAIRAAVVLALKDLFFREAVPGGSIPHSHLKEVISGVTGEYNHTISAPALTEGGVFTVGTYNSLLVLGTVTFV, via the coding sequence ATGAGCACCACGCCACTGGGTACGCCCATTCCTTCCATTGATGAGCTGCGGGCCAATTCTGAGCGGCTCATTCAGCAATCGCTTGCACAGGCGCAGCAAACCGGAGCGCCGAAGAACGACATGAGCCCGGCTGATCTGGACTTGGCACGGTCCAATTCCAAGGCTCTGTCAGTTGTTCTGGGTATGGCGCTTCACGCGGCTTACCGTTACCTGCGGGACTTCATTGCACGTCAAGCCATCCCAATCAAGTCAACTGGCGAATTCCTGGCTGGATGGCTGGCGACTTACGGAATGGCCTTCAAGCCCGCCGCTGCGGCAAGCGGCAATGTCACCGGCACAGGTGTGGCGGCAACTTTGTTGCAGGCAGGAACGCTCTTGCAGACGACCGATGGCCGCCAGTACTCGGTGGCTGCTGATGTTGCTGTGGGTGCGGGTGGCACAGTAACTGCAACCGTGACAGCCTTGGTGGCGGGTGCTGCAGGCAACTTGAGCGGTGGCTCTGCGTTGACCTTGGTATCCACGGTAGTGGGAATTGACGCTGGCTTTACCGCTGCAATGCCGAATGGCATCACTGGCGGTGCGGACGCGGAGACGGAAGCGCAGGCGATCTACCGGCTGCAGCAGCGTCTATCCAACGAGCCTATGGGTGGGAGCCCTGCCGACTATGCTCGCTGGGCTTTACAGGTGGCGGGTATTACACGCGCTTGGGGTGTTCGCAACCCCTCCGGTGCCACTACAGCGGGTGTGATCATCATGGCGGACGGCAATGCCTCCCCTGGCTTGCCTACTGTGGGGCAACAACAGTTGGTCATTGATTACATCCGCGATCCCAAGCGCGGCCCACCGGATGAGCTGTTTGTGATCATCCCCACCCCAGTGACCATCAATGTGACGGTGAATGTGTCACCGGACACCGCAGCGATCCGCGCGGCCGTTGTGCTGGCGCTCAAAGACCTTTTCTTTAGGGAAGCTGTGCCAGGTGGCTCAATTCCTCACAGTCATCTAAAGGAAGTGATCAGCGGCGTGACGGGTGAGTACAACCACACCATCTCGGCTCCTGCTTTGACAGAGGGCGGAGTGTTTACGGTTGGCACCTACAACAGCCTTTTAGTGCTGGGCACGGTGACCTTTGTCTGA
- a CDS encoding putative phage tail protein, whose translation MDKFWQALVALLPTGFAWPRNPASTLMRVMRGIAASFYEHHEFARLTANQWQPHQAVTRLAEWEEATGLPDACFGLNQQDATRRKLLLGRLRGPALEYSDSSPASPGALIAICAWLGYPLVTVVYNTPFRTGMRCGQRLGQLDGKLWVTVTIQSMPFRVGASRVNDRLLTGTLNGSELACYLNRVVPARYSVNVIFV comes from the coding sequence ATGGATAAGTTTTGGCAAGCCCTTGTAGCCCTTTTGCCCACTGGCTTCGCGTGGCCGCGCAACCCTGCATCTACCTTGATGCGTGTGATGCGCGGTATTGCTGCCAGTTTCTACGAGCACCACGAGTTCGCCCGACTGACAGCCAACCAGTGGCAGCCACATCAGGCGGTTACGCGTTTGGCCGAGTGGGAGGAAGCCACTGGTTTGCCGGATGCGTGCTTTGGGTTGAACCAGCAAGACGCAACCCGACGCAAGCTTTTGCTTGGCCGTCTGAGGGGTCCGGCGCTGGAGTACTCGGATTCCAGCCCAGCAAGTCCTGGTGCGCTGATCGCAATTTGTGCCTGGTTGGGATATCCGCTAGTGACTGTTGTCTACAACACGCCCTTTCGGACAGGTATGCGTTGCGGGCAGCGCCTGGGTCAACTGGACGGAAAGTTGTGGGTGACTGTGACGATCCAGTCTATGCCCTTCAGGGTGGGCGCTTCCCGAGTGAATGACCGATTGTTGACCGGCACGCTGAATGGCAGTGAGCTGGCCTGTTATCTGAATCGTGTTGTACCTGCAAGGTACAGCGTCAATGTGATTTTTGTTTGA
- a CDS encoding gp53-like domain-containing protein: MDYTSSNAFATDVGTGQRLHQQSAAVTTAVTDQDMNGLIWEILAVIKAAGLAPQAFDKTVVASYTQLLQAIRSFQGSFSDLVSITGSVTLTASATGKTHLLGGSGSYTVTLPLAASVPVGSVLSFAASTGSVSVTRQGSNQIFPNSSGTNTVVLNNGDNLTLVSSGSAWIATGGTAVLGNALQSFGNSLGANGYQRLPTGLIVQWGGGVTAGSSVTVTFPVAFPSQMLAAYATYNGASSAFFGTNSINSAQMTVTGNSVNQTFSWFAIGK; this comes from the coding sequence ATGGACTACACCAGCAGTAATGCGTTCGCAACAGACGTCGGTACCGGCCAGCGACTGCACCAGCAGTCGGCAGCCGTTACCACCGCCGTCACCGATCAGGACATGAACGGCCTGATCTGGGAGATTCTGGCAGTAATCAAGGCTGCAGGCTTGGCTCCGCAAGCTTTCGACAAGACGGTTGTGGCGAGCTATACCCAACTGCTTCAAGCGATCCGGTCGTTTCAAGGCAGTTTTTCAGACCTGGTATCCATCACAGGGTCTGTCACATTGACCGCATCCGCCACCGGGAAAACACACCTATTGGGTGGTTCTGGTTCATACACAGTCACTCTGCCACTCGCTGCGAGTGTGCCTGTGGGGTCCGTACTCTCGTTTGCTGCAAGCACAGGCAGCGTTTCCGTAACGCGCCAAGGCTCGAATCAGATCTTCCCGAATTCCAGTGGTACCAACACCGTTGTATTGAATAACGGTGACAACTTGACTTTGGTATCTAGTGGTTCGGCATGGATCGCGACGGGTGGCACGGCTGTTCTTGGTAATGCATTGCAGAGTTTCGGAAACTCGCTGGGAGCAAATGGTTACCAAAGGCTCCCTACAGGTTTGATTGTTCAGTGGGGTGGAGGAGTCACGGCCGGCTCAAGTGTGACAGTCACCTTCCCTGTCGCTTTCCCCAGCCAGATGCTGGCGGCGTATGCCACGTACAACGGTGCGTCGTCTGCCTTTTTCGGTACGAATTCAATCAATTCCGCGCAAATGACCGTAACAGGAAATAGCGTCAATCAAACGTTTTCTTGGTTCGCAATTGGTAAGTAA